A stretch of Amycolatopsis balhimycina FH 1894 DNA encodes these proteins:
- the rdmE gene encoding aklavinone 12-hydroxylase RdmE, whose translation MTERVQVLVVGAGLGGLTASLFLAREGVEVLTVERHPGTSVHPRAAGQSWRTMELFHWAGIDREVLAASPRASGGMRITVATSLAGHVLHRIVEDGSEFDVSASTTLPAGTAGQDVVEPILLAHAEKAGARVRFRTELVELTQDDDGVTAALRHRDSGEETVVRAEYVVAADGGRSGIRRRLGIGTTGPDALGHCLGVVFDADLGDRVKPGLADLFYLQHPDFSAALVNTDVPDRYVFAPDYHPDRGESPADFPHDRLVAMIRAATDLPGLEPEIVWTGPWEIAARLAEKFSAGRVFLAGDAAKVTPPTGGMGGNTAVGDGADIAWKLAAVLRGEAGPALLDTYEAERKPIARMIIDASLHNMKQRMHPDLDVSGLTKAEDPLGIQLGFRYRSTAVLPEGPDDGERVEDVHAPTGRPGFRAPVLGSTLDLIGQSWVLLCAADDTRWRPAAADIAAELGVRLDCHVVGGDAFASRYGLSAGGASLVRPDGIVAWRSRQPAEDPAGELWRVLTAVLSR comes from the coding sequence ATGACGGAGCGAGTGCAGGTCCTGGTCGTGGGGGCCGGGCTGGGCGGGCTGACCGCGTCGCTGTTCCTGGCGCGCGAAGGAGTGGAAGTGCTGACCGTGGAACGGCACCCCGGGACGTCGGTCCACCCTCGCGCCGCCGGGCAGAGCTGGCGCACGATGGAGCTGTTCCACTGGGCGGGCATCGACCGCGAGGTCCTGGCCGCGAGCCCGCGAGCGTCAGGGGGCATGCGGATCACGGTCGCGACCAGCCTCGCCGGCCACGTCCTGCACCGGATCGTCGAGGACGGCAGCGAGTTCGACGTCTCGGCCTCGACCACGCTGCCCGCCGGCACGGCCGGGCAGGACGTCGTCGAACCGATCTTGCTGGCCCACGCCGAGAAAGCCGGCGCGCGGGTGCGGTTCCGGACCGAACTCGTCGAGCTGACGCAGGACGACGACGGCGTCACCGCGGCGCTGCGGCACCGGGATTCGGGCGAGGAGACGGTGGTGCGCGCCGAGTACGTCGTCGCGGCCGACGGCGGCCGCAGTGGCATCCGGCGGCGGCTCGGCATCGGGACCACCGGGCCGGACGCGCTGGGCCACTGCCTCGGCGTGGTGTTCGACGCCGACCTCGGCGACCGCGTCAAGCCCGGCCTGGCCGACCTGTTCTACCTGCAGCACCCGGACTTCTCGGCCGCGTTGGTGAACACCGACGTGCCGGACCGGTACGTCTTCGCGCCGGACTACCACCCGGATCGGGGCGAAAGCCCGGCGGACTTCCCCCACGACCGGCTGGTCGCGATGATCCGCGCCGCCACCGACCTGCCCGGCCTGGAACCCGAGATCGTCTGGACCGGCCCGTGGGAGATCGCCGCGCGGCTCGCCGAGAAGTTCTCCGCCGGCCGGGTCTTCCTGGCCGGCGACGCGGCGAAGGTGACCCCGCCGACCGGCGGGATGGGCGGCAACACGGCGGTCGGCGACGGCGCGGACATCGCGTGGAAGCTCGCCGCGGTCCTGCGCGGTGAAGCGGGTCCGGCGTTGCTGGACACCTACGAAGCCGAGCGGAAGCCGATCGCGCGGATGATCATCGACGCGTCGCTGCACAACATGAAGCAGCGCATGCATCCCGATCTCGACGTCTCCGGGCTGACGAAAGCCGAGGACCCGCTGGGGATCCAGCTCGGGTTCCGCTACCGCTCGACGGCGGTGCTGCCGGAAGGACCGGACGACGGCGAGCGCGTCGAGGACGTCCACGCGCCGACCGGGCGGCCCGGCTTCCGGGCGCCGGTCCTGGGGTCCACTTTGGACCTTATCGGGCAATCGTGGGTGCTGCTGTGCGCCGCCGACGACACGCGGTGGCGTCCGGCCGCGGCGGACATCGCGGCGGAACTGGGCGTCCGCCTCGACTGCCACGTGGTCGGCGGCGACGCGTTCGCGTCCCGGTACGGCCTTTCGGCGGGCGGGGCTTCGCTGGTGCGTCCCGACGGCATCGTCGCGTGGCGTTCCCGGCAGCCGGCCGAGGACCCGGCAGGCGAGCTGTGGCGGGTCCTGACCGCGGTCCTGTCGCGTTAG
- the metX gene encoding homoserine O-acetyltransferase MetX — translation MSVTGAWRIGDPPGRRKFVTGPGALALEAGGVLPSFSLAYETWGTLNSDASNAILVEHALTGDSHAAGPAEPGHPSAGWWDGLIGPGKALDTSSCFVVVPNVLGGCQGSTGPSSPDPAGRPWGSRFPAVTVRDQVAAEAVLADALGIDRWAAIVGGSMGGMRALEWAISLPARVASVLVLASAARASAEQIAWAAPQLHAIRGDPSFHGGDYYSAPSGPHVGLGIARRIAHVTYRSEPELARRFGRAAQDGEDPLRGGRFAVESYLDHHAGKLARRFDANSYLVLTESMNTHDVGRGRGGVAAALGRVTARAVIGGVDSDRLYPLYQSAEIAAALPGAPEPSVVSSPYGHDSFLIETGQISALVKALLG, via the coding sequence GTGAGTGTCACCGGCGCCTGGCGGATCGGCGATCCGCCAGGCCGCCGGAAGTTCGTCACCGGCCCCGGCGCGCTCGCGCTGGAGGCCGGTGGCGTGCTGCCTTCCTTTTCGCTCGCGTACGAAACCTGGGGGACCCTGAACTCCGACGCGTCCAACGCGATCCTCGTCGAGCACGCGCTGACCGGCGACAGCCACGCCGCCGGGCCCGCCGAGCCGGGGCACCCCAGCGCGGGCTGGTGGGACGGGCTGATCGGGCCGGGGAAGGCCCTGGACACGAGCAGCTGCTTCGTCGTGGTCCCGAACGTGCTGGGCGGCTGCCAGGGGTCGACCGGGCCGTCGTCGCCGGATCCGGCCGGACGGCCCTGGGGCAGCCGGTTCCCGGCGGTGACGGTGCGCGACCAGGTCGCGGCCGAAGCGGTGCTGGCGGACGCACTGGGCATCGACCGGTGGGCGGCGATCGTCGGCGGGTCCATGGGCGGGATGCGTGCCCTCGAATGGGCGATTTCGCTGCCCGCCCGGGTGGCTTCGGTACTGGTGCTGGCGTCGGCCGCGCGGGCGTCGGCCGAGCAGATCGCGTGGGCGGCGCCGCAGCTGCACGCGATCCGCGGCGATCCTTCTTTTCACGGCGGTGACTACTACTCGGCGCCGTCCGGGCCGCATGTCGGCCTGGGCATCGCGCGGCGGATCGCGCACGTCACCTACCGCAGCGAGCCGGAGCTGGCCCGGCGGTTCGGCCGGGCGGCCCAGGACGGCGAAGACCCCTTGCGAGGCGGACGGTTCGCCGTCGAGTCCTACCTGGATCACCACGCCGGCAAGCTGGCACGCCGGTTCGACGCGAACAGCTACCTGGTGCTGACGGAGTCGATGAACACCCACGACGTCGGCCGCGGCCGCGGCGGCGTGGCGGCCGCGCTGGGCCGGGTGACGGCGCGGGCGGTGATCGGCGGCGTCGACAGCGACCGGCTCTACCCGCTGTACCAGTCGGCGGAGATCGCGGCCGCGCTCCCGGGCGCGCCCGAGCCGTCGGTGGTGTCGTCGCCGTACGGCCACGATTCGTTCCTCATCGAAACCGGGCAGATCTCGGCCCTGGTCAAGGCCTTGCTGGGCTAG
- a CDS encoding SGNH/GDSL hydrolase family protein: MAVPTRNFRRSLLRLSTALGAVVLASLGVTGLAQAAGTVYAALGDSYSSGVGSGSYGSSGSCYRSSKAYPQLWANAHSGTSLTFLACSGAKTGDVINQANSIPASATLVTVTVGGNDAGFSDVMTTCTLGSDSDCVNRVNTAKTYVNNTLPPLLTNTYNAIKAKAPGARLVVLSYPRFYTVPGSCWVGLSDTKRTAINSGADALAAVTQQRAAAAGATFVDVRPSFAGHNICSSADDYLHSLTWPVIESYHPTAAGQSGGYFAPLRAAIG, translated from the coding sequence ATGGCTGTTCCCACCCGTAATTTCCGGCGATCCCTCCTACGGTTGAGCACGGCCCTGGGGGCCGTCGTTCTTGCTTCTCTCGGCGTCACGGGCCTCGCCCAGGCCGCCGGGACCGTCTACGCCGCGCTCGGCGATTCCTACTCCTCGGGAGTCGGCTCCGGCAGCTACGGCAGTTCCGGGAGCTGCTACCGCAGCTCGAAGGCCTATCCGCAGCTGTGGGCCAACGCCCACAGCGGCACGTCGCTCACCTTCCTCGCCTGCTCGGGGGCGAAGACCGGTGACGTGATCAACCAGGCGAACTCGATCCCGGCGTCGGCCACGCTCGTCACGGTGACCGTCGGCGGGAACGACGCCGGCTTCAGCGACGTGATGACGACCTGCACCCTCGGGAGCGACTCCGACTGCGTCAACCGCGTCAACACGGCGAAGACGTACGTCAACAACACGCTGCCGCCGTTGCTGACCAACACCTACAACGCGATCAAGGCCAAGGCGCCGGGGGCCCGGCTCGTCGTCCTGTCCTACCCGCGCTTCTACACCGTGCCCGGCTCCTGCTGGGTCGGGCTGAGCGACACCAAGCGCACGGCGATCAACTCGGGCGCGGACGCGCTCGCGGCGGTCACCCAGCAGCGCGCCGCGGCGGCCGGGGCGACGTTCGTCGACGTCCGGCCGTCGTTCGCCGGCCACAACATCTGCTCGTCGGCCGACGACTACCTGCACAGCCTGACCTGGCCGGTGATCGAGTCCTACCACCCGACCGCGGCCGGGCAGTCGGGCGGCTACTTCGCCCCGCTGCGGGCAGCCATCGGCTGA
- a CDS encoding zinc metalloprotease, producing the protein MSSSERFARAVKLGAVSALSLVALAVPGTTAGSAVAAPSGDCFTPAHAADRSKDGHADSVSPAEAARIEADMQSKLAGKRTARAADATAAVSIPVYFHVITSGSTGNLPASTISKQISVLNSAYSSSGFSFSLVSTDYTNNSTWYTGITDGTSAERNMKNALRKGGKNALNIYTANLGDSLLGWATFPSSYASQPKLDGVVILDESLPGRSAANYNEGDTATHEVGHWMGLYHTFQGGCSGSGDYVSDTPAEATATSGCPADKDTCTSTGKDPVHNFMDYSYDGCMYEFTAGQATRMKNSWTAYRA; encoded by the coding sequence ATGAGCAGTTCGGAGCGGTTCGCCAGGGCCGTCAAGCTGGGTGCGGTGTCCGCACTCTCCCTGGTCGCCTTGGCCGTCCCGGGGACCACAGCCGGGAGCGCCGTCGCGGCGCCCAGCGGCGACTGCTTCACCCCTGCCCACGCCGCGGACCGCAGCAAGGACGGCCACGCCGACAGCGTGTCCCCGGCGGAGGCGGCCCGCATCGAGGCCGACATGCAGAGCAAGCTCGCCGGCAAGCGCACCGCGCGTGCGGCGGACGCGACGGCGGCCGTGTCGATCCCGGTGTACTTCCACGTGATCACCAGCGGCTCGACCGGCAACCTGCCGGCGTCGACCATCAGCAAGCAGATCTCGGTGCTCAACAGCGCGTACTCCTCCAGCGGCTTCAGCTTCTCGCTGGTCAGCACCGACTACACGAACAACTCCACCTGGTACACCGGCATCACCGACGGCACGTCGGCCGAGCGCAACATGAAGAACGCGCTGCGCAAGGGCGGCAAGAACGCCCTGAACATCTACACCGCCAACCTCGGTGACAGCCTGCTCGGCTGGGCGACGTTCCCGTCGAGCTACGCCTCGCAGCCGAAACTGGACGGCGTCGTCATCCTCGACGAGTCGCTGCCCGGCCGCTCGGCGGCGAACTACAACGAAGGTGACACGGCCACGCACGAGGTCGGCCACTGGATGGGGCTCTACCACACGTTCCAGGGCGGCTGCTCCGGTTCGGGCGACTACGTGTCGGACACCCCGGCCGAAGCGACGGCGACGTCCGGCTGCCCGGCGGACAAGGACACCTGCACCTCGACGGGCAAGGACCCGGTCCACAACTTCATGGACTACAGCTACGACGGCTGCATGTACGAGTTCACCGCGGGCCAGGCCACGCGGATGAAGAACTCGTGGACGGCCTACCGCGCCTGA
- a CDS encoding bifunctional o-acetylhomoserine/o-acetylserine sulfhydrylase: MAETSAWSFETKQIHAGAAPDPATGARATPIYQTTSYVFRDSQHGADLFSLAEPGNIYTRIMNPTQDVLEQRLAALEGGVAALAFASGSAATTAAILNLAGAGDHFVSSPSLYGGTYNLFHYTLPKLGVEVTFIEDQDDLEQWRAAVRPNTKLFFAETLANPGSNVLDIRGVADVAHEAGVPLVVDNTVPTPYLLRPIEHGADVVVHSATKYLGGHGTTVAGVLVDGGTFDFGKDPGKFPGFNEPDASYHGLKYWEALGPGAYAAKARVQILRDTGAAIAPLNSFLILQGIETLSLRLERHVANARALAEWLEQRDEVEKVYYAGLPSSPHYANARKYLPRGAGAVLSFELRGGDSAVAAGRKFVDGTELHSQLVNIGDVRSLIVHPASTTHSQLTPAEQLSSGVTPGLVRLAVGLEGIEDLKADLEAGFRAAKAEL; encoded by the coding sequence ATGGCCGAGACTTCGGCGTGGTCGTTCGAGACCAAGCAGATCCACGCGGGCGCCGCGCCGGACCCGGCCACGGGCGCGCGGGCCACCCCGATCTACCAGACGACGTCGTACGTCTTCCGCGACAGCCAGCACGGCGCGGACCTGTTCAGCCTCGCCGAGCCCGGCAACATCTACACGCGGATCATGAACCCGACCCAGGACGTGCTGGAGCAGCGGCTCGCGGCGCTCGAAGGCGGCGTCGCGGCGCTGGCGTTCGCGTCCGGCTCGGCCGCGACCACGGCGGCGATCCTGAACCTCGCGGGCGCGGGCGACCACTTCGTCTCGAGCCCGTCGCTCTACGGCGGCACCTACAACCTCTTCCACTACACGCTGCCGAAGCTCGGCGTCGAGGTCACGTTCATCGAGGACCAGGACGACCTGGAGCAGTGGCGTGCCGCCGTCCGGCCGAACACGAAGCTGTTCTTCGCCGAGACGCTGGCCAACCCGGGCAGCAACGTCTTGGACATCCGCGGCGTCGCCGACGTCGCGCACGAAGCGGGGGTCCCGCTCGTCGTCGACAACACCGTGCCGACGCCGTACCTGCTGCGCCCGATCGAGCACGGCGCCGACGTCGTCGTGCACTCCGCGACGAAGTACCTCGGCGGGCACGGGACCACCGTGGCCGGCGTGCTGGTCGACGGCGGCACGTTCGACTTCGGCAAGGACCCCGGGAAGTTTCCGGGCTTCAACGAGCCGGACGCGAGCTACCACGGCCTGAAGTACTGGGAGGCGCTCGGCCCGGGCGCGTACGCGGCCAAAGCGCGCGTCCAGATCCTGCGCGACACCGGCGCGGCGATCGCGCCGCTGAACAGTTTCCTGATCCTGCAAGGCATCGAGACGCTGTCGCTGCGCCTCGAGCGGCACGTGGCGAACGCGCGGGCGCTGGCCGAGTGGCTCGAACAGCGTGACGAGGTCGAGAAGGTGTACTACGCCGGCCTGCCGTCGAGCCCCCACTACGCCAACGCGCGCAAGTACCTGCCACGCGGTGCGGGCGCGGTCCTGTCGTTCGAATTGCGCGGCGGCGACAGTGCTGTTGCGGCAGGCCGCAAGTTCGTCGACGGCACCGAGCTGCACAGCCAGCTGGTGAACATCGGTGACGTCCGCAGCCTGATCGTGCACCCGGCCTCGACCACCCACAGCCAGCTGACGCCGGCCGAGCAGCTGTCCAGCGGCGTCACGCCCGGGCTGGTCCGGCTCGCCGTCGGGCTGGAGGGGATCGAGGATCTCAAGGCCGATCTCGAGGCCGGATTCCGGGCGGCCAAGGCCGAACTGTGA
- a CDS encoding PucR family transcriptional regulator, which yields MVSVRSVVDRVGPTLLHALQVPDDSPAVADVVIAEPGGAVTLSAGDLVLGVATVGPEDAAELVKQSAGQGAAAVLLKPPVAAKPAVKRAAKASGIALIQVHAATSWAQLVWLLRTVLDALADESEDLDPGSGDLFRLADAVASVVDAPVTIEDTNSRVLAYSARQDLTDPARVATIMGRRIPDDVLARFRSRGVFRELSRGRQTIFVPAQRDGTLPRLIVPIRMGGELLGSMWAVVAGPVSDERAAAFADAAPVVALHLLRRRAHTDAQRRASAELLRAMLEGRANPRKAMAELDLADEPHRVVVIEVTGGDGRDAEGLRLALLERISQGIGTRPVATELGGLLYAVVPDRPGPGGWAELRKALVATGPSRRTGAPRAAAGAPGEIGDLSASRAQADEALGLLRAELTGERVIAFDEAWTALTLHRGATAAAAAKVADLGPLGALRAHDETSKAGYVETLYEWLRHPGDPRAAARELRIHPNTLRYRMRKLLELVPLDLDDPDVRLALLTQLVALHWS from the coding sequence GTGGTCTCGGTACGCAGCGTGGTCGACCGGGTGGGGCCGACGCTGCTCCACGCGCTCCAGGTGCCCGACGACTCGCCCGCGGTCGCCGACGTCGTGATCGCCGAGCCCGGCGGCGCGGTCACCCTGTCCGCCGGCGACCTCGTGCTCGGCGTCGCCACGGTCGGCCCGGAAGACGCCGCCGAGCTGGTGAAACAGAGCGCCGGTCAGGGCGCGGCCGCGGTGCTCCTCAAGCCGCCGGTGGCCGCGAAACCCGCCGTGAAACGGGCCGCGAAGGCCAGCGGGATCGCGCTCATCCAGGTGCACGCGGCGACGTCGTGGGCCCAGCTCGTCTGGCTGCTGCGGACCGTCCTCGACGCCCTCGCCGACGAGTCCGAGGACCTCGACCCCGGTTCCGGCGACCTGTTCCGGCTGGCCGACGCCGTCGCGAGCGTCGTCGACGCGCCGGTGACCATCGAGGACACCAACTCGCGCGTGCTCGCCTACTCCGCGCGCCAGGACCTCACCGACCCCGCACGCGTGGCCACGATCATGGGTCGCCGCATCCCCGACGACGTCCTCGCGCGGTTCAGGTCGCGCGGGGTGTTCCGCGAGCTGTCCCGCGGGCGCCAGACGATCTTCGTGCCCGCCCAGCGCGACGGCACGCTGCCGCGGCTGATCGTGCCGATCCGGATGGGCGGCGAGCTGCTCGGCTCGATGTGGGCGGTGGTCGCCGGGCCGGTGTCCGACGAGCGCGCGGCCGCGTTCGCCGACGCCGCTCCGGTCGTCGCGCTGCACCTGCTGCGGCGCCGCGCGCACACCGACGCGCAGCGCCGCGCGTCGGCCGAGCTGCTGCGCGCGATGCTCGAAGGCCGGGCGAACCCGCGCAAGGCGATGGCCGAGCTGGACCTGGCCGACGAGCCGCACCGCGTGGTCGTCATCGAGGTCACCGGCGGCGACGGCCGCGACGCCGAGGGCCTGCGGCTCGCCCTGCTCGAACGGATCTCCCAGGGCATCGGCACCCGTCCGGTGGCGACCGAGCTGGGCGGGCTGCTCTACGCCGTGGTGCCGGACCGGCCAGGCCCCGGCGGCTGGGCGGAACTGCGCAAGGCTCTCGTCGCGACGGGACCGTCTCGTCGCACTGGTGCTCCGCGGGCGGCGGCCGGCGCCCCCGGCGAGATCGGCGACCTCTCGGCGTCGCGTGCCCAGGCCGACGAAGCCCTCGGCCTGCTGCGCGCCGAGCTCACCGGCGAGCGCGTGATCGCCTTCGACGAAGCCTGGACGGCGTTGACGCTGCACCGCGGCGCGACGGCGGCGGCCGCGGCGAAGGTCGCCGACCTCGGCCCGCTGGGCGCCCTGCGCGCCCACGACGAGACGAGCAAGGCCGGTTACGTCGAGACGCTCTACGAGTGGCTGCGGCACCCCGGCGACCCGCGGGCGGCGGCGCGGGAGCTGCGGATCCACCCGAACACCCTGCGGTACCGAATGCGGAAGCTCCTGGAGCTGGTGCCGCTGGACCTCGACGACCCCGACGTCCGGCTGGCGCTGCTCACCCAGCTCGTCGCCCTGCACTGGAGCTGA
- a CDS encoding TetR/AcrR family transcriptional regulator yields the protein MSANPTPLVNGEKANRREQILSAAAELFAHHGFHGVGIDDIGAAVGISGPALYRHFRSKDAILGEMLNSISRYLLDGGTTWASRPGDADDTLAGLVAFHVGFALAHPALITVQERNLANLTDADRKQVRALQRQYVEVWVRVIREAVPGLGELQARSAAHAVFGLINSTPYNRHLGDGELAELLSRLALGALRAAG from the coding sequence ATGTCGGCCAACCCCACGCCGCTCGTGAACGGCGAGAAGGCGAACAGGCGCGAGCAAATCCTGTCCGCGGCCGCCGAACTGTTCGCCCACCACGGCTTCCACGGCGTCGGCATCGACGACATCGGCGCCGCGGTCGGCATCTCCGGCCCGGCGCTCTACCGGCACTTCCGCAGCAAGGACGCGATCCTCGGCGAGATGCTGAACTCGATCAGCCGCTACCTGCTCGACGGCGGCACGACGTGGGCGAGCCGGCCGGGCGACGCGGACGACACGCTGGCCGGGCTGGTGGCGTTCCACGTCGGCTTCGCGCTCGCGCACCCGGCCCTGATCACCGTCCAGGAGCGCAACCTCGCGAACCTCACCGACGCCGACCGCAAGCAGGTGCGCGCCCTGCAGCGCCAGTACGTCGAGGTGTGGGTGCGCGTGATCCGCGAAGCGGTCCCTGGCCTGGGAGAACTGCAGGCCCGGTCGGCGGCACACGCCGTGTTCGGATTGATCAACTCGACGCCGTACAACCGCCATCTCGGTGACGGTGAACTCGCCGAACTGCTCAGCCGGCTCGCGCTGGGTGCCCTTCGCGCGGCCGGATGA